One genomic window of Monodelphis domestica isolate mMonDom1 chromosome 1, mMonDom1.pri, whole genome shotgun sequence includes the following:
- the BORCS7 gene encoding BLOC-1-related complex subunit 7 isoform X1: MAAGAPESQSRFGHSVKGLLTEKVNACGTDVIALTKQVLKGSRSSELLGQAARNMVLQEDAILHSEDVRSVFFEELGCLRTASLCRCHEVDGYISVCVCFLFTEFKENGNYNHSSSVPVSTGSVPRPPDAASSLPFTSFSLLLGVSTISTCACACVCARTHV; this comes from the exons ATGGCCGCGGGAGCGCCCGAATCCCAGTCGCGATTCGGCCACTCGGTGAAGGGGTTGCTCACCGAAAAGGTGAATGCCTGCGGTACCGACGTGATCGCCCTTACCAAGCAGGTGCTGAAGGGCTCACGGAGCTCAGAG CTGCTGGGTCAAGCAGCGCGAAACATGGTACTGCAGGAAGATGCCATCTTGCACTCGGAAGATGTAAGGAGCGTTTTCTTTGAAGAGTTGGGTTGTCTAAGGACAGCGTCGCTGTGTCGCTGCCATGAAGTGGACGGTTAtatttctgtgtgtgtttgttttctgTTCACAGAGTTTAAGGAAAATGGCAATTATAACCACTCATCTTCAGTACCAGTAAGTACGGGGTCTGTGCCACGGCCTCCGGATGCTGCTTCGTCATTACccttcacttctttctctctgcttttGGGAGTCAGCACAATTTCcacgtgtgcgtgtgcgtgtgtgtgtgcgcgcacacaTGTGTGA
- the AS3MT gene encoding LOW QUALITY PROTEIN: arsenite methyltransferase (The sequence of the model RefSeq protein was modified relative to this genomic sequence to represent the inferred CDS: deleted 1 base in 1 codon; substituted 3 bases at 3 genomic stop codons) has product MGLLLSQRLGQGSGLGVLAQRDIDCGLLMPDCLEKCXILDLGSRRGKGCYALSQLVGEKRHIIRIDMTEAQEEVAKKYLDXYHMEKFSFQTPNVNFIHDYGEKLGETGIKDEIILLQPGRELYFNDVCASLELPGEVKAHKVLGAGEYLGGALFWKGLLTFAEEIGFCAPXLVIAKPITLGDKELEEVIDISISGGQFVSATLSLFRLPMKIPAQSCQLFYNGGIPGNEKEWKFDANCTFKVGQPTSFFIIFLL; this is encoded by the exons ATGGGACTCCTGCTGAGCCAGAGACTGGGGCAAGGCTCAGGTCTGGGGGTCTTGGCGCAGAG GGACATTGACTGTGGCCTGCTCATGCCTGATTGTCTGGAGAAATGCTAGATTTTGGACTTGGGTAGTAGACGTGGTAAAGGTTGTTATGCCCTTAGCCAGTTGGTTGGTGAGAAGAGACATATCATCAGAATTGATATGACAGAGGCTCAA GAAGAAGTGGCCAAGAAATACCTTGATTAA TACCACATGGAGAAGTTCAGTTTCCAGACTCCTAATGTGAATTTTATTCATGACTACGGAGAGAAGCTTGGAGAAACTGGAATCAAAGATGAAA TAATTCTGTTGCAGCCTGGAAGAGAGCTGTACTTCAATGACGTCTGTGCTAGCCTTGAATTGCCTGGAGAAGTCAAGGCACATAAAGTTTTAGGGGCAG GTGAGTATTTGGGAGGAGCTCTGTTCTGGAAAGGTCTCCTCACATTTGCTGAAGAAATTGGATTCTGTGCTCCATGACTGGTCATTGCTAAACCAATCACCCTTGGGGACAAGGAACTGGAAGAAGTTATTG ACATCTCAATTTCGGGTGGTCAGTTTGTTTCAGCAACACTTTCTCTCTTCAGACTTCCCATGAAAATTCCAGCCCAAAGTTGTCAGCTTTTTTACAATGGAGGGATTCCTGGGAATGAGAAAGAATGGAAATTTGATGCAAATTGCACATTTAAGGTGGGTCAGCCAacctcatttttcattattttccttttgtaa
- the BORCS7 gene encoding BLOC-1-related complex subunit 7 isoform X2: MAAGAPESQSRFGHSVKGLLTEKVNACGTDVIALTKQVLKGSRSSELLGQAARNMVLQEDAILHSEDSLRKMAIITTHLQYQQEAIQKNVELSSNLQDQLKHLLK; encoded by the exons ATGGCCGCGGGAGCGCCCGAATCCCAGTCGCGATTCGGCCACTCGGTGAAGGGGTTGCTCACCGAAAAGGTGAATGCCTGCGGTACCGACGTGATCGCCCTTACCAAGCAGGTGCTGAAGGGCTCACGGAGCTCAGAG CTGCTGGGTCAAGCAGCGCGAAACATGGTACTGCAGGAAGATGCCATCTTGCACTCGGAAGAT AGTTTAAGGAAAATGGCAATTATAACCACTCATCTTCAGTACCA GCAAGAAGCTATCCAGAAGAA TGTTGAACTGTCTTCAAACCTACAGGACCAGCTGAAACACTTGCTGAAGTGA